The Lactuca sativa cultivar Salinas chromosome 2, Lsat_Salinas_v11, whole genome shotgun sequence genome includes a window with the following:
- the LOC111920058 gene encoding pentatricopeptide repeat-containing protein At3g29230: protein MQVPAPFRAPAWVSTRRLLEQKLSDLHKCNDLRQLKQVHALIYKSSLDQDPFVIPKLITAFSLCRQIPCAIKAFNQVHEPNVHLYNTMIRAHVHNSQPAQAFEIFFLMQNSGVFPDNFTYPFLLKACSGQNDFHLVKMIHSHIQKFGFSSDIYVPNALIDSYSRCGLVGVGAAKKVFSVMEDKDTVSWNTMIGGLVKLNRLSEARQLFDEMPERDMVSWNTILDGYAKAGQLNDAFELFEKMPERNVVSWSTMLTGYSKAGDMDMTRMLFDKMPVKNMVSWTIIISGYAQKGLAKEAADLYVQMEEAGYRPDDGAIISILAACAESGLIWLGKRVHQSIKRNRHHCSTLIENALVDMYAKCGSLNRALSIFNGMSKKDLVSWNAMIHGLAMHGHGNEALELFSKMKQEGFTPDKVTFVGVLCACTHGGYIDEGIQYFYTMERDYGVPPEIEHYGCVIDLLGRGGRLQEAYRLVCTMPVEPNVIIWGALLGACRLYNAVELAQEVLEHLVKLEPENAGNYSMLSNIYAATGQWGSVADVRLKMKNIGNEKQSGASLLELEDGVHEFTVKNTLHPASDKIYQMVDGLSDHMKKVGYFPDAFY from the coding sequence ATGCAAGTGCCCGCCCCGTTTCGTGCACCGGCTTGGGTATCCACGCGCCGCCTCCTCGAACAGAAACTATCAGACCTCCATAAATGCAACGATCTAAGACAACTGAAGCAAGTTCATGCACTCATATACAAATCCAGTCTTGACCAGGACCCATTCGTCATCCCCAAACTCATCACTGCCTTCTCTCTCTGCCGCCAAATCCCTTGCGCCATCAAAGCCTTTAACCAAGTCCACGAACCCAACGTCCATTTATACAACACTATGATTAGAGCTCACGTTCACAATTCTCAGCCTGCCCAAGCCTTTGAGATTTTTTTCTTGATGCAAAATTCCGGTGTTTTTCCTGATAATTTCACttatcctttccttttgaagGCCTGTTCCGGCCAGAATGATTTTCATTTGGTCAAAATGATTCATAGCCATATCCAAAAATTCGGTTTTTCTTCGGATATTTACGTGCCTAATGCGTTGATTGATTCTTATTCGAGGTGCGGTTTGGTGGGTGTAGGTGCAGCTAAGAAGGTGTTCAGTGTGATGGAAGATAAAGATACTGTTTCTTGGAACACAATGATCGGTGGCTTGGTGAAATTGAATCGGCTAAGCGAAGCACGCCAGCTGTTCGACGAAATGCCTGAGCGTGATATGGTTAGTTGGAACACCATATTGGATGGTTATGCTAAAGCAGGACAGTTAAACGATGCATTTGAACTGTTTGAGAAAATGCCTGAGAGAAATGTTGTCTCTTGGTCTACCATGCTCACAGGTTATAGCAAAGCTGGAGATATGGATATGACAAGAATGTTGTTCGACAAAATGCCTGTCAAGAATATGGTTTCTTGGACCATAATAATATCTGGCTATGCACAAAAGGGGCTTGCAAAGGAAGCAGCCGATTTATATGTACAAATGGAGGAAGCAGGATATCGCCCTGATGATGGGGCTATAATCAGTATTCTAGCTGCATGTGCAGAGTCTGGTTTAATTTGGTTAGGTAAACGAGTGCATCAATCTATTAAAAGAAACAGGCATCACTGTAGTACCCTTATTGAAAACGCATTAGTTGATATGTATGCCAAATGTGGCAGCTTAAACAGGGCATTAAGCATCTTTAATGGGATGTCTAAGAAAGATTTAGTATCTTGGAATGCCATGATTCATGGGTTAGCAATGCATGGACATGGAAACGAAGCACTTGAGCTTTTCTCCAAAATGAAACAAGAAGGCTTCACCCCAGATAAAGTTACATTTGTTGGTGTTCTATGTGCATGTACTCATGGTGGTTATATTGATGAAGGGATTCAATATTTCTACACAATGGAAAGAGACTACGGGGTTCCTCCCGAAATTGAACATTATGGATGTGTGATTGATCTTTTAGGGCGTGGAGGGCGTCTTCAAGAAGCATACAGGTTAGTATGCACTATGCCAGTTGAACCTAATGTGATCATATGGGGTGCCCTTTTAGGGGCTTGTAGACTTTATAATGCAGTGGAACTTGCTCAAGAAGTGTTGGAACATTTGGTTAAATTAGAACCTGAAAATGCTGGAAACTATTCGATGTTGTCCAACATATATGCTGCAACTGGTCAATGGGGTAGTGTGGCGGATGtaaggttgaagatgaagaacATTGGGAATGAAAAGCAATCAGGAGCTAGTTTACTTGAATTAGAAGATGGAGTTCATGAATTTACTGTAAAAAATACTTTGCATCCTGCATCTGATAAGATATATCAAATGGTTGATGGATTGAGTGATCATATGAAGAAAGTTGGTTATTTCCCAGATGCATTTTACTAA
- the LOC111920098 gene encoding uncharacterized protein LOC111920098: protein MAPSIHLSTFIHSVSDHGSPHPPLTSSSISSHEYKLLHQFLIMFDKPKFFLATSSLILYSYFNFGFSLEFHVVLELDETLVCAYETSSLPAIVRNQAIDAGLNWFELECLSLDKESEGKPKINYVIVFERPGLHGFLTQLSLFADLILFTAGLEGYAKPLVDRIDAENRFSRRLYRPSTSSTEYREHVKDLSCISRNFCRIVIVDNNPFSFLLQPVNGIPCMPFSVGQPHDNQLLDVILPLLKQLSEQGDVRPLLYEKFHMPEWFHKHGIPNGWVGTYG from the exons ATGGCTCCAAGCATTCATCTTTCTACATTTATCCATAGTGTATCAGATCATGGCTCTCCTCATCCGCCTTTAACCTCATCCTCTATCTCTAGCCATGAATATAAACTTCTCCATCAATTTCTCATTATGTTCGATAAGCCAAAGTTCTTTCTCGCTACATCCTCCCTAATCCTCTATTCCTACTTTAACTTCGGCTTCTCACTCGAGTTTCAT GTTGTTCTTGAATTGGATGAAACTCTGGTATGTGCTTATGAGACTTCCAGTTTACCTGCCATTGTTCGTAATCAAGCCATAGATGCTGGATTGAATTGGTTTGAGCTAGAATGTCTATCTTTAGACAAG GAAAGTGAAGGCAAACCCAAAATCAACTATGTAATAGTATTCGAACGTCCTGGATTGCACGGATTTCTTACCCAACTCAGTTTATTTGCTGATCTTATTCTATTCACTGCAGGCCTTGAAG GTTATGCTAAACCACTTGTTGACAGAATAGATGCTGAAAACAGATTTAGTCGGAGACTTTATCGCCCTTCAACAAGTTCCAC GGAATACAGAGAACATGTGAAGGATCTTTCTTGCATATCAAGAAACTTCTGCAGAATTGTGATTGTTGACAACAATCCATTCAGTTTCTTATTGCAACCAGTGAATGGAATCCCATGCATGCCTTTTTCTGTTGGACAACCACATGATAATCAGCTTCTTGATGTCATTCTCCCACTTCTGAAACAACTGTCTGAACAGGGTGATGTAAGGCCTCTACTCTATGAAAAGTTTCACATGCCTGAATGGTTTCATAAACATGGTATCCCTAATGGATGGGTGGGAACATATGGGTAA